A window of the Coturnix japonica isolate 7356 chromosome 12, Coturnix japonica 2.1, whole genome shotgun sequence genome harbors these coding sequences:
- the ARHGEF3 gene encoding rho guanine nucleotide exchange factor 3 isoform X4: protein MVWCCFFVHHQKKRKQSTQDEDTISICSLDTSEPSNKRVKPLSRVTSLANLIPPVRATPLKRFSQTLQRSISFRSDSRPDLFSPRPWSRNTPAANTKRRDSKLWSETFDVCVNHMLTSKEIKRQEAIFELSKGEEDLIEDLKLAKKAYHDPMLKLSIMTEQELNQIFGTLDSLIPLHEDLLRRLQEVRKSDGSTEHVGHILVGWLPCLNSYDSYCSNQVAAKALLDHKKQDHRVQDFLQRCLESPFSRKLDLWNFLDIPRSRLVKYPLLLREILRHTPNDHPDQQHLEEAINIIQGIVAEINVKTGESECQYYKERLIYLEEGQRDSLIDNSRVLCCHGELKNNRGVKLHVFLFQEVLVITRAITHNEQLCYQLYRQPIPVMDLVLEDLQDGEVRLGGSIRGAFSNNERIKNFFRVSFKNGSQSQSHSLQANDSFNKQQWLNCIRQAKEKVACAGKAGVLSSEACFILSPNGSRVPQGETVIEQMDQSDSESDCSMDTSEISIDCERMEQTNPCENEKQIETNV from the exons GAACCCAGTAACAAGCGGGTCAAGCCTCTTTCTAGAGTTACATCACTAGCAAATCTTATTCCTCCTGTACGAGCCACTCCATTGAAGCGGTTCAGCCAGACTCTTCAG CGTTCTATCAGTTTCCGCAGCGACAGTCGCCCAGATCTGTTCAGTCCAAGGCCATGGTCTCGAAATACGCCTGCTGCTAACACCAAACGGAGAGACAGCAAACTGTGGAGTGAGACCTTTGATGTTTGTGTCAATCATATGCTGACATCTAAAGAAATCAAGCGTCAAGAG GCTATATTTGAACTGTCCAAGGGAGAAGAAGACTTAATAGAAGATCTGAAGTTAGCAAAAAAG GCTTATCATGACCCCATGCTTAAACTTTCCATAATGACAGAGCAAGAGTTGAACCAAATTTTTGGAACGCTGGACTCTCTAATTCCTTTACATGAAG ATCTTCTCAGGCGACTTCAAGAAGTCAGGAAATCTGATGGATCAACAGAACACGTTGGCCATATCCTTGTGGGCTGG CTTCCATGCTTAAACTCCTATGATAGCTACTGCAGCAATCAGGTAGCAGCCAAAGCCTTATTGGATCACAAGAAACAAGATCACAGAGTGCAGGATTTCCTGCAGCGCTGCTTAGAGTCGCCTTTTAGTCGCAAACTGGACCTTTGGAATTTCCTTGACATCCCAAGAAGCCGTTTGGTTAAATATCCATTACTGCTCAGAGAGATTTTGAGACACACACCAAATGATCATCCAGATCAACAGCACCTTGAAGAAGCT ATTAACATAATTCAGGGAATAGTGGCTGAAATCAATGTGAAGACTGGTGAATCTGAGTGCCAATACTACAAAGAAAGACTTATTTATCTTGAAGAAGGACAAAGGGATTCACTGATTGATAATTCACGTGTTCTGTGTTGTCATGGTGAACTGAAGAACAACAGAGGagtg AAACTGCATGTCTTCCTCTTTCAAGAAGTCTTAGTAATTACTCGAGCTATCACCCATAATGAACAGCTCTGCTACCAGCTGTATCGGCAGCCAATTCCAGTGATGGATCTTGTGCTAGAAGACTTGCAAGATGGCGAGGTTCGATTGGGTGGATCCATACGTGGTGCATTTAGCAACAATGAGAGAA TCAAAAACTTCTTTAGAGTCAGCTTCAAAAATGGATCTCAAAGCCAGTCTCACTCACTGCAAGCCAATGACTCCTTCAACAAGCAGCAGTGGCTTAATTGCATCCGACAGGCCAAAGAAAAAGTTGCGTGTGCAGGAAAAGCTGGAGTGCTGAGCTCAGAAGcgtgttttattttgtcaccAAATGGAAGCAGGGTACCCCAGGGAGAAACCGTGATTGAGCAAATGGACCAATCTGACAGTGAGTCAGACTGTAGTATGGACACCAGTGAGATCAGCATCGACTGTGAACGTATGGAACAGACAAACccttgtgaaaatgaaaaacaaatagaaaccAATGTTTGA
- the ARHGEF3 gene encoding rho guanine nucleotide exchange factor 3 isoform X2, producing MVAKDYPFYLTVKRANCALDVEAASSPAKETEEPSNKRVKPLSRVTSLANLIPPVRATPLKRFSQTLQRSISFRSDSRPDLFSPRPWSRNTPAANTKRRDSKLWSETFDVCVNHMLTSKEIKRQEAIFELSKGEEDLIEDLKLAKKAYHDPMLKLSIMTEQELNQIFGTLDSLIPLHEDLLRRLQEVRKSDGSTEHVGHILVGWLPCLNSYDSYCSNQVAAKALLDHKKQDHRVQDFLQRCLESPFSRKLDLWNFLDIPRSRLVKYPLLLREILRHTPNDHPDQQHLEEAINIIQGIVAEINVKTGESECQYYKERLIYLEEGQRDSLIDNSRVLCCHGELKNNRGVKLHVFLFQEVLVITRAITHNEQLCYQLYRQPIPVMDLVLEDLQDGEVRLGGSIRGAFSNNERIKNFFRVSFKNGSQSQSHSLQANDSFNKQQWLNCIRQAKEKVACAGKAGVLSSEACFILSPNGSRVPQGETVIEQMDQSDSESDCSMDTSEISIDCERMEQTNPCENEKQIETNV from the exons GAACCCAGTAACAAGCGGGTCAAGCCTCTTTCTAGAGTTACATCACTAGCAAATCTTATTCCTCCTGTACGAGCCACTCCATTGAAGCGGTTCAGCCAGACTCTTCAG CGTTCTATCAGTTTCCGCAGCGACAGTCGCCCAGATCTGTTCAGTCCAAGGCCATGGTCTCGAAATACGCCTGCTGCTAACACCAAACGGAGAGACAGCAAACTGTGGAGTGAGACCTTTGATGTTTGTGTCAATCATATGCTGACATCTAAAGAAATCAAGCGTCAAGAG GCTATATTTGAACTGTCCAAGGGAGAAGAAGACTTAATAGAAGATCTGAAGTTAGCAAAAAAG GCTTATCATGACCCCATGCTTAAACTTTCCATAATGACAGAGCAAGAGTTGAACCAAATTTTTGGAACGCTGGACTCTCTAATTCCTTTACATGAAG ATCTTCTCAGGCGACTTCAAGAAGTCAGGAAATCTGATGGATCAACAGAACACGTTGGCCATATCCTTGTGGGCTGG CTTCCATGCTTAAACTCCTATGATAGCTACTGCAGCAATCAGGTAGCAGCCAAAGCCTTATTGGATCACAAGAAACAAGATCACAGAGTGCAGGATTTCCTGCAGCGCTGCTTAGAGTCGCCTTTTAGTCGCAAACTGGACCTTTGGAATTTCCTTGACATCCCAAGAAGCCGTTTGGTTAAATATCCATTACTGCTCAGAGAGATTTTGAGACACACACCAAATGATCATCCAGATCAACAGCACCTTGAAGAAGCT ATTAACATAATTCAGGGAATAGTGGCTGAAATCAATGTGAAGACTGGTGAATCTGAGTGCCAATACTACAAAGAAAGACTTATTTATCTTGAAGAAGGACAAAGGGATTCACTGATTGATAATTCACGTGTTCTGTGTTGTCATGGTGAACTGAAGAACAACAGAGGagtg AAACTGCATGTCTTCCTCTTTCAAGAAGTCTTAGTAATTACTCGAGCTATCACCCATAATGAACAGCTCTGCTACCAGCTGTATCGGCAGCCAATTCCAGTGATGGATCTTGTGCTAGAAGACTTGCAAGATGGCGAGGTTCGATTGGGTGGATCCATACGTGGTGCATTTAGCAACAATGAGAGAA TCAAAAACTTCTTTAGAGTCAGCTTCAAAAATGGATCTCAAAGCCAGTCTCACTCACTGCAAGCCAATGACTCCTTCAACAAGCAGCAGTGGCTTAATTGCATCCGACAGGCCAAAGAAAAAGTTGCGTGTGCAGGAAAAGCTGGAGTGCTGAGCTCAGAAGcgtgttttattttgtcaccAAATGGAAGCAGGGTACCCCAGGGAGAAACCGTGATTGAGCAAATGGACCAATCTGACAGTGAGTCAGACTGTAGTATGGACACCAGTGAGATCAGCATCGACTGTGAACGTATGGAACAGACAAACccttgtgaaaatgaaaaacaaatagaaaccAATGTTTGA